One Amycolatopsis sp. NBC_00355 genomic window carries:
- the tkt gene encoding transketolase, with product MSDTAPTSENNPLLRRNVPADWTDTDTRAVDTVRVLAADAVENCGSGHPGTAMSLAPLAYTLFQRTLRHDPNDQNWPGRDRFVLSAGHSSLTLYIQLYLAGYGLELEDLKQLRKWGSKTPGHPEYRHTDGVETTTGPLGQGLANAVGMAMAARRERGLLDPDAAPGESIFDHFIYSIASDGDIEEGVTAEASSIAGRQELGNLIVFWDDNKISIEDDTNIALSEDTVARYEAYGWHTQFVEGGEDVVALEEAIKNAKAETSRPSFIAVRTVIGYPAPKKMGTGKAHGAALGAEEVAEVKKILGFDPEQSFQVEDDVIKHTRQALERGKTAHAEWAEKFAAWGEANPERKKIADRMSTRTLPEGFADNLPKWEPDAKGVATRKASGEVLNALAEPLPELWGGSADLAESNNTTMKGADSFGPEKASTDMWKTSPYGRTLHFGIREHAMGSILNGIALHGGTRPYGATFLIFSDYMRPPVRLAALMKAPVTYVWTHDSIGLGEDGPTHQPIEQLSALRAIPGLNVVRPADANETAYAWKAVLEDIHHPSGLALTRQNVPVLEGTSAEGVAKGGYVLADSDGTPDVVLIGTGSEVQLAVEAKKVLEADGVKARVVSMPCVEWFDAQDAAYRESVIPAGVKARVSVEAGIAQSWHRFTGDAGVNVSIEHFGASADAGTLFREFGFTTEAVVDAARRSIANTKN from the coding sequence GTGTCCGATACCGCCCCTACCAGCGAGAACAACCCACTCCTGCGGCGTAACGTGCCCGCCGACTGGACCGACACCGACACCCGCGCCGTGGACACCGTCCGGGTACTCGCCGCGGACGCGGTCGAGAACTGTGGCAGTGGCCACCCCGGTACCGCGATGAGCCTGGCGCCGCTGGCCTACACGCTCTTCCAGCGCACGCTGCGTCACGACCCGAACGACCAGAACTGGCCGGGCCGCGACCGCTTCGTGCTGTCGGCCGGGCACAGCAGCCTGACCCTCTACATCCAGCTGTACCTCGCCGGCTACGGCCTCGAGCTCGAGGACCTCAAGCAGCTGCGCAAGTGGGGCTCGAAGACCCCGGGTCACCCGGAGTACCGCCACACCGACGGCGTCGAGACCACCACCGGCCCGCTCGGGCAGGGCCTGGCGAACGCCGTGGGCATGGCGATGGCCGCCCGCCGCGAGCGCGGCCTGCTGGACCCGGACGCCGCTCCCGGCGAGAGCATCTTCGACCACTTCATCTACTCCATCGCCTCCGACGGCGACATCGAAGAGGGCGTCACCGCCGAGGCGTCGTCCATCGCGGGCCGCCAGGAGCTGGGCAACCTGATCGTCTTCTGGGACGACAACAAGATCTCCATCGAGGACGACACGAACATCGCCCTTTCGGAGGACACGGTCGCGCGGTACGAGGCCTACGGCTGGCACACCCAGTTCGTCGAAGGCGGCGAGGACGTCGTCGCCCTCGAAGAGGCGATCAAGAACGCCAAGGCCGAGACCAGCCGCCCGTCGTTCATCGCGGTGCGGACCGTCATCGGCTACCCCGCGCCGAAGAAGATGGGCACCGGCAAGGCGCACGGCGCCGCGCTGGGCGCCGAAGAGGTCGCCGAGGTCAAGAAGATCCTGGGCTTCGACCCGGAGCAGTCGTTCCAGGTCGAGGACGACGTCATCAAGCACACTCGCCAGGCGCTCGAGCGCGGCAAGACCGCGCACGCCGAGTGGGCCGAGAAGTTCGCCGCGTGGGGCGAGGCCAACCCGGAGCGCAAGAAGATCGCGGACCGGATGTCCACCCGCACGCTGCCCGAGGGCTTCGCCGACAACCTGCCGAAGTGGGAGCCGGACGCCAAGGGCGTCGCCACCCGCAAGGCCTCCGGTGAGGTGCTCAACGCGCTCGCCGAGCCGCTGCCGGAGCTGTGGGGCGGGTCCGCGGACCTGGCCGAGAGCAACAACACCACGATGAAGGGCGCCGACTCGTTCGGCCCGGAGAAGGCTTCCACGGACATGTGGAAGACCAGCCCGTACGGCCGGACGCTGCACTTCGGCATCCGCGAGCACGCCATGGGCTCGATCCTCAACGGGATCGCGCTGCACGGCGGCACCCGCCCGTACGGCGCGACGTTCCTCATCTTCTCCGACTACATGCGCCCGCCGGTCCGGCTGGCCGCGCTGATGAAGGCGCCGGTCACCTACGTGTGGACGCACGACTCGATCGGCCTCGGCGAGGACGGGCCGACGCACCAGCCGATCGAGCAGCTCTCCGCGCTGCGCGCGATCCCGGGCCTCAACGTCGTCCGCCCGGCGGACGCCAACGAGACCGCCTACGCGTGGAAGGCCGTGCTGGAGGACATCCACCACCCGTCCGGCCTGGCGCTCACCCGCCAGAACGTGCCGGTGCTCGAGGGCACCAGCGCGGAAGGCGTCGCCAAGGGCGGGTACGTCCTGGCGGACTCCGACGGCACCCCGGACGTTGTGCTGATCGGCACCGGTTCCGAGGTCCAGCTCGCCGTCGAGGCGAAGAAGGTCCTCGAGGCCGACGGCGTCAAGGCGCGCGTCGTCTCGATGCCGTGCGTCGAGTGGTTCGACGCGCAGGACGCGGCCTACCGCGAGTCCGTCATCCCGGCCGGCGTGAAGGCCCGCGTGTCCGTCGAGGCGGGCATCGCCCAGTCGTGGCACCGCTTCACCGGTGACGCCGGGGTGAACGTTTCGATCGAGCACTTCGGCGCCTCCGCCGATGCCGGCACCCTGTTCCGTGAGTTCGGGTTCACCACGGAAGCAGTCGTCGACGCCGCCCGCCGCTCGATCGCCAACACCAAGAACTGA
- a CDS encoding heme o synthase: MSLVNAAHGRSEDTSAVHPTGERPHGGRRSIRQVVGAYAALAKPRVIELLLVTTIPAMFLAGRQIPSPWLVLATLVGGTMAAGSANALNCVIDADIDKVMNRTKRRPLVKDSVPRRGALIFGLVMGVASAVVLYFTVNLLSAILAIATILFYIFVYTLGLKRRTSQNVVWGGAAGCMPVVIGWAAVTGTVQWPAFVMFGVIFFWTPPHTWALGMKYRDDYERAGVPMLPVVATAQHVAKQIVIYSWVMVAWTLLLLPVTSWLYGTFAILAGGWFLFYAHSLQAAVRRGEETKPMALFHRSNTYLMIVFVALAVDSAIGLPTLGLPF; encoded by the coding sequence ATGTCGTTGGTGAACGCTGCGCACGGACGCAGTGAGGACACCAGCGCCGTGCACCCGACCGGTGAACGACCGCACGGTGGCCGGCGAAGCATCCGCCAGGTCGTCGGCGCCTACGCCGCGCTGGCGAAGCCGCGGGTGATCGAGCTCCTCCTGGTGACCACCATCCCGGCGATGTTCCTGGCCGGCCGTCAGATCCCCTCGCCGTGGCTGGTCCTCGCCACGCTGGTCGGCGGGACGATGGCCGCGGGCAGCGCGAACGCGCTCAACTGCGTGATCGACGCGGACATCGACAAGGTGATGAACCGCACGAAGCGGCGTCCCCTGGTGAAGGACTCGGTGCCGCGGCGCGGCGCGCTGATCTTCGGCTTGGTGATGGGCGTCGCCTCGGCCGTGGTGCTCTACTTCACGGTGAACCTGCTGTCGGCGATCCTCGCGATCGCGACGATCCTGTTCTACATCTTCGTCTACACGCTCGGCCTGAAGCGGCGCACGTCGCAGAACGTCGTCTGGGGCGGCGCGGCCGGCTGCATGCCGGTCGTCATCGGCTGGGCGGCCGTCACCGGTACCGTGCAGTGGCCGGCGTTCGTGATGTTCGGCGTCATCTTCTTCTGGACCCCGCCGCACACCTGGGCGCTGGGCATGAAGTACCGCGACGACTACGAGCGCGCGGGCGTCCCGATGCTCCCGGTCGTGGCCACCGCCCAGCACGTCGCCAAGCAGATCGTCATCTACTCGTGGGTGATGGTGGCCTGGACGCTGCTGCTGCTCCCGGTGACGTCGTGGCTCTACGGCACGTTCGCGATCCTCGCGGGCGGCTGGTTCCTCTTCTACGCGCACAGCCTCCAGGCCGCGGTCCGCCGCGGCGAGGAGACCAAGCCGATGGCACTGTTCCACCGCTCGAACACGTACCTGATGATCGTGTTCGTGGCGCTGGCGGTCGACTCGGCCATCGGCCTGCCGACGCTCGGCCTCCCCTTCTGA
- a CDS encoding HelD family protein, with product MLLSVSPDDTHAAELAREQAYVTTLYTKLDAERVDAQRRLDETLRLTGGTPQARTERDVATTLYTDRLAQLGSVEQGLAFGRLDFVPGSTEETTYIGRLGLFDEDDDYQPLLVDWRAPVARPFYLATAASPDGVRRRRHLRSLTRKVTGFDDEILDLAAADQGQDLGLAGEAALLAALEQRRTGEMSDIVATIQAEQDRIIRAPLGGVMVVQGGPGTGKTAVALHRAAYLLYTHRQQLTTRGVLVVGPNSTFLRYIGQVLPSLGETGVLLATVGQLYPGLDADGAERRETAEIKGRLVMADVLANAVRDRQRVPDPVLEIEYEHDVLKLDRKTCTEARTRARRSRRPHNPARRLFVSDVLDALTRQASRKLGEDLLDGQDLQDIRAELAADEHIVAALNELWPVLTPEGVLDDLFADRERLDSAARKHLSDTDRALLESSRDAKWTPADVPLLDELAELIGVDDTEARVERKRREREDRAYAEGVLDILEQDEEIIDEELLRVSDVLDAELFAERQVERSELTAAQRAAQDRTWTFGHVIVDEAQELSAMDWRLLMRRSPNRSMTLVGDVAQTGAAGGARSWGEVLSPYVEDRWRLEQLTVNYRTPVEIMAVAARVLAEVDPALAAPSSVRESGVPPWSAHPADLAAELPGLVAAELSAVDGGTVAVLVPASRFDEVSAVLGAFDERLSVLTVERSKGLEFDAVVLIAPDEVVAGSPRGLNDLYVALTRATRRLGVVRTGDEVPALSVLG from the coding sequence ATGCTCTTGTCCGTCTCGCCGGACGACACACACGCCGCCGAGCTCGCTCGTGAGCAGGCGTACGTCACCACCCTCTACACCAAGCTCGACGCCGAACGCGTCGACGCCCAGCGGCGCCTCGACGAGACGCTGCGGCTGACCGGCGGCACCCCGCAGGCCCGCACCGAACGCGACGTCGCGACCACCCTCTACACCGACCGGCTCGCCCAGCTCGGGTCCGTCGAGCAGGGCCTCGCCTTCGGGCGGCTCGACTTCGTGCCCGGCAGCACCGAGGAGACCACCTACATCGGCCGCCTCGGGCTGTTCGACGAGGACGACGACTACCAGCCGCTGCTCGTCGACTGGCGCGCGCCCGTCGCGCGGCCCTTCTACCTCGCCACCGCCGCGTCACCCGATGGGGTACGCCGGCGGCGGCACCTGCGGTCCCTGACCCGCAAGGTCACCGGCTTCGACGACGAGATCCTCGACCTCGCCGCCGCCGATCAGGGGCAGGATCTCGGGCTCGCCGGCGAGGCCGCGTTGCTGGCCGCGCTGGAGCAGCGTCGCACGGGTGAGATGAGCGACATCGTCGCGACCATCCAGGCCGAGCAGGACCGGATCATCCGCGCGCCGCTCGGCGGGGTCATGGTCGTGCAGGGCGGGCCGGGCACCGGCAAGACCGCCGTGGCGCTGCACCGCGCCGCGTACCTGCTCTACACCCACCGCCAGCAGCTCACGACCCGCGGCGTGCTCGTCGTCGGGCCGAACAGCACGTTCCTGCGCTACATCGGCCAGGTGCTGCCGTCGCTGGGCGAGACGGGTGTGCTGCTCGCCACCGTCGGGCAGCTCTACCCGGGCCTGGACGCCGACGGAGCCGAGCGGCGCGAGACCGCCGAGATCAAGGGTCGGCTGGTCATGGCCGACGTCCTCGCGAACGCCGTGCGCGACCGCCAGCGCGTCCCCGACCCGGTGCTGGAGATCGAGTACGAGCACGACGTCCTCAAGCTCGACCGCAAGACCTGCACCGAGGCCCGCACCCGCGCCCGGCGCTCGCGGCGCCCGCACAACCCGGCACGGCGGCTGTTCGTCTCCGACGTCCTCGACGCCCTGACCCGCCAGGCTTCGCGGAAGCTGGGGGAGGACCTCCTGGACGGTCAGGACCTGCAGGACATCCGCGCCGAGCTGGCCGCGGACGAGCACATCGTCGCCGCGCTGAACGAGCTGTGGCCGGTCCTGACGCCGGAAGGGGTGCTCGACGACCTGTTCGCCGACCGCGAACGCCTCGACAGCGCCGCCCGGAAGCACCTGTCCGACACCGACCGCGCGCTGCTGGAGAGCAGCCGCGACGCGAAGTGGACGCCCGCCGACGTCCCGCTGCTCGACGAGCTGGCCGAGCTGATCGGCGTCGACGACACCGAGGCCCGCGTCGAGCGGAAACGCCGTGAGCGCGAGGACCGCGCGTACGCCGAGGGCGTGCTCGACATCCTCGAACAGGACGAGGAGATCATCGACGAGGAGCTGCTGCGCGTCTCGGACGTCCTGGACGCCGAGCTGTTCGCCGAGCGCCAGGTGGAGCGCAGCGAGCTGACCGCCGCCCAGCGCGCGGCGCAGGACCGGACCTGGACGTTCGGGCACGTGATCGTCGACGAGGCCCAGGAACTGTCCGCGATGGACTGGCGACTGCTCATGCGGCGCTCGCCGAACCGCTCGATGACGCTCGTCGGAGACGTCGCGCAGACCGGTGCCGCGGGTGGTGCGCGGTCGTGGGGCGAGGTGCTTTCGCCGTACGTCGAGGACCGGTGGCGGCTCGAGCAGCTGACCGTCAACTACCGCACGCCCGTCGAGATCATGGCGGTCGCGGCGCGGGTGCTGGCCGAGGTCGATCCGGCCCTGGCCGCGCCGTCGTCGGTGCGGGAGAGCGGCGTCCCGCCGTGGTCGGCGCACCCGGCCGACCTCGCGGCGGAACTACCCGGCCTGGTGGCCGCGGAACTGTCCGCAGTGGACGGTGGCACCGTCGCGGTGCTGGTGCCCGCGAGCCGGTTCGACGAGGTCTCGGCCGTGCTCGGCGCCTTCGACGAGCGGCTGAGCGTGCTGACGGTCGAGCGGTCCAAGGGCCTGGAGTTCGACGCGGTGGTGCTGATCGCGCCGGACGAGGTCGTCGCGGGCTCGCCGCGCGGGCTCAACGACCTGTACGTGGCCCTGACGCGGGCGACCCGGCGACTCGGTGTGGTCCGGACCGGTGACGAAGTACCGGCACTCTCCGTGCTTGGCTAG
- a CDS encoding FKBP-type peptidyl-prolyl cis-trans isomerase, with amino-acid sequence MQKIGKIVVVAAAALSLAACGQDTKTQTAAPAGPTVPSSSAAQAPQSKGRECTADDIKTTGKFGEAPTITIPDDCDPPKKLITKDLSEGTGNGAKAGQALKMNYTLVTWSNKQKLDSSFDRGEPFDLNLGAGDVIPGWDQGLVGIKQGARRLLIIPPDLGYGQGGRGIQPNETLVFVTDAVSVPAS; translated from the coding sequence ATGCAGAAAATCGGGAAGATCGTGGTCGTCGCCGCGGCGGCGCTGTCGCTGGCCGCGTGCGGCCAGGACACCAAGACCCAGACGGCCGCCCCGGCGGGGCCGACCGTCCCGTCGTCGTCGGCCGCGCAGGCGCCCCAGAGCAAGGGCCGCGAGTGCACCGCGGACGACATCAAGACGACGGGCAAGTTCGGCGAAGCGCCGACGATCACCATCCCGGACGACTGCGACCCGCCGAAGAAGCTGATCACGAAGGACCTGTCCGAGGGCACCGGCAACGGCGCGAAGGCCGGGCAGGCGCTGAAGATGAACTACACGCTGGTCACGTGGTCGAACAAGCAGAAGCTGGACAGCTCGTTCGACCGCGGCGAGCCGTTCGACCTGAACCTGGGCGCCGGCGACGTCATCCCGGGCTGGGACCAGGGCCTGGTCGGCATCAAGCAGGGCGCCCGCCGCCTGCTGATCATCCCGCCGGACCTCGGCTACGGCCAGGGCGGCCGGGGCATTCAGCCGAACGAGACCCTGGTCTTCGTCACGGACGCGGTCTCGGTCCCGGCCTCCTAG
- a CDS encoding quinone oxidoreductase family protein, translated as MPTAVQVTKTGGPEVLEPAEVDVAAPQAGELLVDVAAAGVNYIDTYQRQGVYKMELPFVPGLEGAGTVAEVGPDVAGFAVGDRVAWQGSLGSYAARKVLPASIAVKVPEGVSLETAAATMLQGVTAHYLVASTFEVKPGHDVLVHAAAGGVGLLLVQLAKARGARVFGTVSTDEKAELARGAGADEVIRYDREDFATRVRELTDGEGVDVVYDGVGKDTFDASLASLKIRGLLALFGAASGPVPAFDPQRLNAGGSLYLTRPTSVHYARTREELDWRAKELFDAVLAGDLDIRIGGTYPLADARRAHEDLQGRRTTGKLLLIP; from the coding sequence ATGCCCACCGCAGTGCAGGTGACGAAGACCGGCGGCCCGGAAGTGCTCGAACCGGCCGAAGTGGACGTCGCGGCCCCGCAGGCCGGCGAACTGCTGGTGGACGTCGCGGCGGCCGGGGTGAACTACATCGACACCTACCAGCGCCAGGGCGTTTACAAGATGGAGCTGCCGTTCGTGCCGGGTCTGGAGGGCGCGGGCACGGTCGCCGAGGTCGGCCCGGACGTCGCCGGGTTCGCGGTCGGCGACCGGGTGGCCTGGCAGGGCTCGCTCGGCAGCTACGCGGCGCGCAAGGTCCTCCCGGCGTCGATCGCGGTGAAGGTGCCCGAAGGCGTTTCGCTCGAGACGGCCGCGGCGACCATGCTGCAGGGCGTCACGGCGCACTACCTGGTCGCGTCGACGTTCGAGGTGAAGCCGGGCCACGACGTGCTGGTGCACGCGGCCGCCGGCGGGGTCGGCCTGCTGCTGGTGCAGCTGGCGAAGGCGCGCGGCGCCCGGGTCTTCGGCACCGTGTCGACCGACGAGAAGGCGGAGCTGGCGCGCGGCGCGGGCGCCGACGAGGTGATCCGCTACGACCGCGAGGACTTCGCGACGCGGGTCCGCGAGCTGACCGACGGCGAAGGCGTCGACGTCGTGTACGACGGTGTCGGCAAGGACACCTTCGACGCGAGCCTGGCGAGCCTGAAGATCCGCGGCCTGCTGGCGCTGTTCGGCGCGGCGAGCGGCCCGGTGCCGGCGTTCGACCCCCAGCGCCTCAACGCGGGCGGCTCGCTCTACCTGACCCGCCCGACCTCGGTCCACTACGCCCGCACGCGCGAGGAGCTGGACTGGCGCGCGAAGGAGCTGTTCGACGCGGTCCTGGCGGGCGACCTGGACATCCGCATCGGCGGCACGTACCCGCTGGCCGACGCACGCCGCGCCCACGAAGACCTTCAGGGCCGCCGGACGACAGGCAAACTGCTGCTCATCCCGTGA
- a CDS encoding ATP-grasp domain-containing protein: MSRTAILVGCAELPEGDGDEHAVPAALTELGFDVSWAAWDDSRVDFAAADAVILRATWDYPERRSEFLDWCESVPTLYNPAAVVRWNTDKSYLAELLDAGVAVVPTTLVEPGSSAKFPKSAYVVKPSVGAGSRGAARFDAGADASSHVASLHADGHTALIQPYQSSVDTEGELALSYFGGIYSHAFAKSAMLGSTMDESGLYLTEQLKKAEPPADAVALAEDVLDAASALLGILRAELLYARVDLVRGADGKPLLLELELTEPSLGFRQTDPGAAMRFASAVRQQLA; this comes from the coding sequence GTGAGCCGCACCGCGATCCTCGTCGGCTGCGCGGAACTGCCCGAAGGCGACGGCGACGAGCACGCCGTCCCGGCGGCGCTGACGGAGCTGGGCTTCGACGTCTCCTGGGCGGCCTGGGACGACTCCCGCGTCGACTTCGCCGCGGCCGACGCCGTGATCCTGCGCGCCACCTGGGACTACCCGGAGCGCCGCAGCGAGTTCCTCGACTGGTGCGAGTCGGTGCCCACGCTGTACAACCCGGCGGCCGTGGTGCGCTGGAACACCGACAAGTCGTACCTGGCGGAGCTGCTGGACGCGGGTGTGGCGGTGGTCCCGACCACCCTGGTGGAGCCGGGTTCGTCGGCCAAGTTCCCCAAGTCGGCGTACGTGGTCAAGCCGTCGGTCGGCGCGGGTTCCCGCGGCGCGGCCCGCTTCGACGCGGGCGCCGACGCTTCGTCTCACGTGGCTTCCTTGCACGCTGACGGGCACACGGCGCTGATCCAGCCGTACCAGTCCAGTGTGGACACCGAGGGCGAGCTGGCCCTGTCGTACTTCGGCGGCATCTACTCGCACGCCTTCGCCAAGAGCGCGATGCTCGGGTCCACAATGGACGAATCCGGGCTGTACCTGACGGAGCAACTGAAGAAAGCCGAGCCTCCGGCCGACGCGGTCGCCCTGGCGGAAGACGTCCTGGACGCGGCGTCGGCGCTGCTGGGCATCCTGCGAGCGGAGCTGCTGTACGCCCGGGTGGACCTGGTCCGCGGCGCGGACGGCAAGCCGTTGCTGCTGGAACTGGAACTGACGGAGCCTTCGCTGGGCTTCCGCCAGACGGACCCGGGTGCGGCGATGCGCTTCGCTTCGGCGGTGCGGCAGCAGCTGGCGTAG
- a CDS encoding acyl-CoA desaturase yields the protein MTTRSAPKPLISHSRGTGEMIVLKTFLLVPFAALLVAVPLVWGWGMTWIDLILAAVFYVFATLGVTVGFHRYFTHGAFKANRPLRIMLAVAGSMAVQGSVIFWVASHRRHHAFADREGDPHSPWLFGTSPSALLRGFWHAHMGWMFGREVTNADRFAPDLVADADLRVVNRFFWLWITLSLALPAALGGLLTWSWWGAVTAFFWAGLVRIAFLHHVSWSVNSICHLIGERPFASRDKAANFWPLALLSMGESWHNSHHADPTCARHGVLRGQVDVSARVIWGFEKLGWATDVRWPRVDRLAAKRA from the coding sequence ATGACGACGCGCTCCGCGCCCAAGCCACTCATCTCCCACAGCCGCGGCACCGGCGAGATGATCGTGCTCAAGACTTTCCTGCTGGTGCCGTTCGCGGCGCTGCTCGTGGCCGTCCCGCTGGTGTGGGGCTGGGGCATGACCTGGATCGACCTGATCCTCGCCGCGGTGTTCTACGTCTTCGCGACGCTGGGCGTGACCGTCGGCTTCCACCGCTACTTCACGCACGGCGCGTTCAAGGCGAACCGGCCGCTGCGGATCATGCTGGCCGTCGCGGGCAGCATGGCGGTGCAGGGCTCGGTGATCTTCTGGGTCGCGAGCCACCGGCGTCACCACGCCTTCGCCGACCGCGAAGGCGACCCGCACTCGCCGTGGCTGTTCGGCACGTCGCCGTCGGCGCTGCTGCGCGGGTTCTGGCATGCGCACATGGGCTGGATGTTCGGCCGCGAGGTGACCAACGCCGACCGCTTCGCCCCGGACCTGGTGGCGGACGCGGACCTGCGCGTGGTCAACCGCTTCTTCTGGCTGTGGATCACGCTCAGCCTGGCCCTCCCCGCGGCCCTCGGCGGCCTGCTGACGTGGTCGTGGTGGGGCGCGGTGACGGCGTTCTTCTGGGCCGGCCTGGTCCGCATCGCCTTCCTGCACCACGTCTCGTGGTCGGTGAACTCGATCTGCCACCTGATCGGCGAGCGCCCGTTCGCCAGCCGCGACAAGGCCGCGAACTTCTGGCCGCTGGCGCTCCTGTCGATGGGCGAGTCGTGGCACAACTCCCACCACGCGGATCCGACGTGCGCGCGGCACGGGGTGCTGCGGGGTCAGGTGGACGTGTCGGCTCGGGTCATCTGGGGATTCGAGAAGCTCGGCTGGGCGACCGACGTGCGGTGGCCGCGGGTGGACCGGCTGGCCGCGAAGCGCGCCTAG
- a CDS encoding COX15/CtaA family protein, whose protein sequence is MPFTSLVARLPYPSAAIQRAVGIAAVLAQALIGVTGSIVRVTGSGLGCPTWPQCVAGSLVPKHDSGIDALNQWIEFGNRMLTGVVIAVAAIAVLTAWRVQIDHPSRKRLVKLAWTMPGGVVLQAVVGGMTVLAKLEWWTVAIHFLATTPLVWLAVLLLRAFREGDEPARSLVPASGRKLLVVLAVVMWLVLAAGTTVTGAGPHSGDINTHRLAVSVETLAQVHGGLLIAYLLLLAVFGLQLMRTGAPKSLWQRYTWVWVIALAQGGLGSLQYALGVPEAMVSFHVLGAMTVIVATASLWTGSRDRGPVVSLTAAPKEPELATA, encoded by the coding sequence GTGCCGTTCACCAGCCTTGTCGCCCGCCTGCCGTACCCCTCCGCCGCGATCCAGCGGGCCGTCGGGATCGCCGCGGTCCTGGCGCAGGCACTGATCGGCGTCACCGGCTCGATCGTGCGCGTCACCGGGTCCGGCCTCGGCTGCCCGACCTGGCCGCAGTGCGTCGCCGGCAGCCTCGTGCCGAAGCACGACTCCGGCATCGACGCGCTCAACCAGTGGATCGAGTTCGGCAACCGGATGCTGACCGGCGTCGTCATCGCCGTCGCCGCGATCGCCGTCCTCACCGCGTGGCGCGTCCAGATCGACCACCCGTCGCGCAAGCGCCTGGTGAAGCTCGCCTGGACGATGCCCGGCGGCGTCGTGCTGCAGGCCGTCGTCGGCGGGATGACCGTGCTGGCGAAGCTCGAGTGGTGGACCGTCGCGATCCACTTCCTCGCCACCACTCCCCTGGTCTGGCTGGCCGTGCTGCTGCTGCGCGCGTTCCGCGAGGGTGACGAGCCCGCGCGGTCGCTCGTCCCCGCGTCGGGCCGCAAGCTCCTGGTCGTGCTCGCCGTCGTGATGTGGCTCGTGCTCGCGGCCGGCACCACGGTCACCGGCGCCGGCCCGCACAGCGGCGACATCAACACCCACCGCCTGGCCGTCTCGGTCGAGACGCTCGCCCAGGTCCACGGCGGACTGCTCATCGCCTACCTGCTGCTGCTGGCGGTGTTCGGGCTGCAGCTGATGCGCACCGGCGCGCCGAAGAGCCTGTGGCAGCGTTACACGTGGGTCTGGGTGATCGCGCTCGCGCAGGGCGGGCTCGGGTCGCTGCAGTACGCGCTGGGCGTGCCGGAGGCGATGGTGTCGTTCCACGTGCTCGGCGCGATGACGGTGATCGTCGCGACGGCGTCCCTGTGGACGGGCAGCCGTGACCGCGGTCCGGTCGTCTCGCTGACGGCCGCGCCGAAGGAACCGGAACTCGCCACCGCCTGA
- a CDS encoding ABC transporter permease, with the protein MLRTHARVEASLTLRHGEQVLLTLLIPLALLIGLSLLDILPASQLGSTSKVDWITPRILALAVMSSAFTGQAIALGFDRRYGVLKRLSATALPRWLLVAGRLIAALVVVLLQSVVIGVVAAFLGWSPSVSGLASAVLLLVLGTLAFGALGVLLGGALRAEAVLALANIVWFVLLLAGGILLAPSALPPGLAVVVELLPSGALAEGMRAALVDGSFALGPMVVLVVWAVAAGALASRTTKLT; encoded by the coding sequence ATGCTGCGGACGCACGCGCGCGTCGAGGCGAGCCTGACCCTGCGCCACGGCGAGCAGGTGCTGCTGACCCTGCTCATCCCGCTGGCCCTGCTGATCGGCTTGTCGCTGCTGGACATCCTGCCCGCGTCCCAGCTCGGCTCGACGTCCAAAGTGGACTGGATCACGCCCCGGATCCTGGCGCTGGCGGTGATGTCGTCGGCGTTCACCGGCCAGGCGATCGCGCTGGGCTTCGACCGGCGTTACGGCGTCCTGAAGCGGCTTTCGGCGACGGCGTTGCCGCGCTGGCTGCTGGTCGCGGGACGGCTCATCGCCGCGCTGGTGGTGGTTCTTCTCCAGTCCGTGGTGATCGGCGTGGTGGCGGCGTTCCTCGGCTGGTCGCCTTCGGTTTCCGGGCTTGCTTCGGCGGTCCTGCTGCTGGTGCTGGGGACGCTGGCGTTCGGCGCCCTGGGCGTGCTGCTGGGTGGGGCGCTGCGCGCGGAAGCCGTGCTCGCGCTGGCCAACATCGTCTGGTTCGTGCTGCTGCTGGCGGGCGGCATCCTGCTGGCGCCCTCGGCCCTGCCGCCGGGGCTCGCGGTCGTCGTCGAGCTGCTGCCGTCGGGAGCTTTGGCCGAGGGCATGCGCGCGGCTCTGGTGGACGGGTCGTTCGCGCTCGGGCCGATGGTGGTCCTGGTGGTCTGGGCGGTGGCCGCGGGCGCGCTGGCTTCGCGGACCACGAAGCTCACCTGA